The nucleotide window ATTGCCGCAACTTACATTTATAGTGGCGCTGCCGTTGCAGCTACAACCTGCAACGTTTACATAGCTTTGAACGTAAGCAGGTTTTTTTTCCGGAATGAACTTTACGATATATACATCATCATCCCCATTGGAAGAGTTGTCAAAATAGGCTCCTGCACCCGGATTAACAAATGGAAGAATTCCGCCCGCTGCATTCCTTCTGTATTCTCCGGAAACAAACAAATTGTTCAAATTATCTATGGTGATCCGACCCCAAAACTCTTCTTCAACACTACCAAAATATGTACTCCATATCAGATCTCCTGTATTATTGAATTTTGCCAGAAAAATATCGGAGATCCCTCCTCCAAAAGTATTTTGAACATAATCACAGGAATTATTAACAATGGGGTTATCAGTTGAATTAGTTGTAAACCCAACATATATATTACCACAAGCATCTATTTGAATACTATTAAACGGAATAATAGCATATCCATCAGCTGATTCATAATCTGTCCCGTTACCTCCAAAATAGGTTGACCACTGTAGTATACCAGTAGATGTAAATTTAGTAACGTATATATCACTTGGTCCATTTAATGAAATATCAAAAAAAGCACTACCCCATGAAAGAACAGGAAAATTTGCTGAACGTGTTTTTCCTGCCGTGTAAATGTTTCCGTTATTGTCCTGAACAATTCCGTATCCCCTTTCTTCATTTGTTCCGCCAAGAAGAGTTGCCCATTGGCGAACTCCTGCAAAAGAAATTTTCAAAATAAATGCATCTGAAATACCTCCTAATGTATTATCAAAATATGCTCCGCCGGACGATTGAGTTGGAAAATTCGGCGAGTCCGTATCTCCATTTATCAATAAAAAATTACCTGCATTGCTGATACTAAAACAACTTCCTCTGTCATTATTAAAACCGCCATAATAAGTTGACCATTGAAGTGCGCCTGCTGCCGAGAATTTTAAAATAAAAGCGTCATCACTTCCCCCTGAAGCAGCCTGGTTAAAAGCTCCACCTAAAGCAAGTGTGGGAAAGTTGGCAGAGCTTGTTTGTCCTGTGATCCAAATGTTTCCCAAATTATCTGTAATAATATCACGGGCAGCATCATCACCGCTTCCGCCATATAATGTTGCCCATTGACGAACTCCAAGATTATTAAATTTCAAAATAAAAATATCACCCCAGCCCCAACCACCCGCACCTCCGTATGTATTATCATTATATGCTCCTGGTAAATTTAATAATGGAAAGGCTGCACTTGTGGTACTTCCCGCTACAAATAAATTACCACTATTATCCACAGTTAAACATGATCCAAAATCGGCATCTGTAAATCCTCCTCCTCCTCCTCCATACATAGTACTCCATATCAAAACCCCTGTACCGGAAAATTTCAAAATAAATGCATCATCGTATCCACCCTTGGTATTATCGTAATATGCACCAGCCCAGGCCTGATTGGGAAAAACAGCTCCTGTTCCGGTACCCTCTGCATAGCCTGCAACATAAAAATCATTGTTTGCATCCGTAGTAATATCTAAAGGGCCTCCGTAAACACCTGAACCACCACCATAAAATGTTCCCCACCAAAGTTGCGGATCAATAGTTAAATTTTGGGAAATATCGTACGCGCTTAAATCAAATTTAATGTAAGTATCATATCCACCCTTCGAATTTCTCAGGTTATGTATTTTATTAAATCGGGTTGTAATTTTGCTATTATTCTGGAAGCTTACGGGAGCATTTTCGGTAAGTGTACCTATATCCGTTTCAATAACAATATTTCCACCTGCATTTAACTCTGCAGGCTTAATCGAGGAATAAATCAGTTCGATTTGCGTTGGGTCGGCTCCGGGGTGAACGATAAAATCGTATTTAAATCCCTTATCACTTGAATTATATATCTTCCAATCAATACCGGAATAAATATCTTTTATAGTTATTTTCTCAAATTGTTTTACTCCATAAATACCCTGTGGACAGTGGCTATAAAAAAAATTGAAATTTGTCACTAAAGGATTTTCTTTGATAATATTCTTTTTAAGAATTGTTGCTCCTTTAAAATCCATATCAATTCTACAGTATTGCATTTTCAAATTCTCCTCTTCTCTCGATTCCTTTTCATTTTTAAGTTCCTCATTAGCTTTAGAAAACATATATGTAATGCCCTTTTCGGTGATATACATAGTTATACCAGGCGCTGAGATTTTGAAGAATACGTAAGGCAATGGTTTACCATCCATGTCGGCCATTTGCCCTTTATTCTCCTCAAAACCAATAGTCCCCTCATGCGCCATCCACCGGCTTACCCTCGCTTTTATTTGCGGGTCAGTTATTTTATTATTGCCGGCAAATAAATTACCGATAATAAATAATAAATAAATCAGAGGGGTAGCATGATTTTCACTCACTTTTATTCTATTCGTGCGTAACATGAGTTATAAATAAAATATTGCAAATAAAAACAAGTAAATTTTAACGGGTTATGACAAGTTTATGTTTCACTATTTTATCGTTCGATGAAGCGACAACATAGTATATTCCTGCGGGCAGATCTATTTCAGGGTTTACTATTACCCTGACTGATCCGTCTTCAAAAATAATGTTTGAGCTGAACACTTCCCTTCCCATTATATCCAGCATTACAACCAACACGTTATTCTCTTTATTTCCACTGAACTGCAATGTAAAAACTCCGGTCGTAGGATTGGGAAAAACACGTGCAATTGAAGGCTGACCAATATTAACTGCAATTATGGGTGAGTATTTGTACTTCCCGTCAAAATCAGTTTGTTTCAACTTGTAATATGATACACCGCCCAATGGCTGCTCATCTTTTGCTGCATAAACCAACACTGAAGTACTGTTGCCTGCTCCCGGAACTTCAGTTATTGGCTCGAAGTTAACAGCATTTGCACTGCGCTCAACGGTGAAAAAATCGTTATTTGTTTCTGTCGCGGTCACCCAGGCCAATTGAACATATTCATCATTGACAGGAACTGCATAAAAAGAGACTAACTCAACAGGTAAGCCACCCGGACATGGCGCTAATACTGACACTGGCTCTTTGTACGAAAGCGTTATATCATCGGAAGAACCCTTTTTGCCGATCAAAGGTGCAGGGCATATACTGAACTCGGAGGTGTTGTTATTGGCTACCGTCCTTGATGTAGCCATCACTGTTTCCCCCGTACTTACAGATATACCCGACAAGCTCCAATTTCCGGCGGCATCGGCCTTAACTGTTCCTAAATACGTATTCGCATTCCCACAAGTGCCGGTAGTGCTTTTGAAAACCTCAACCGAATCACCTACTCCACCTGTTTGTGCATTGCTACCACCCACTGTTGTAGCAGTCAATGAAGTAATTGTTGGAAGCGGTTTGTTTCCGTTAGCCTCAAAACCGGCGAACGATAACCAAAGGTGAATAGGCTTAGTCGAATTTCCAACAAACTTGTTCCTTGATATCAAATTTCCTGTTGTTGCGTTAAAAAGCATATTTATACCATATGAATTATAGGCGATCAAGTTTGGAGCATTAACATTTGTATAACCTCCAAAAAGGTTATTTTGAGTAATACAATATATACCGTAGGTCTGCGTAGCGCCGGGAATCTGTTCGCCCAACACGTTTGGCCCGATATAATTATTGATAATAGTATTTGCATTAGAATTGCCAAACATATTGATACCACCATTTGAATTGTCCGATATAATATTCCTGCAACCTGCATTTGTGCCACCTATCGTATTGTTACTGGCCAATTCCATATAAATGCCCCATGATTGGTGACTAAAGGACTGACACGTCCTGGATATCCCATCGGCTTGAAGCCCGATTATATTTCCTGCAATATTGTTTAATGTTCCGTGAATTGTTATCCCATTCGCACCACATCCTGAAATTACATTTCCCTGTCCGGAAATCGGGCCGCCGATGGTATTAGAGGAGGCATAAAGATCAATGCCATAGGTCGTGTTGATTATAGCTTGACTTCCGTCTTTTTGCAGGCCTATCATATTACCCCTAACGAAATTCCCTGTAGCCGGGCTTTGAATATTTATACCTGTATAGGCACCTCCAGCGATCAGGTTCGCACCGGCAGCTGTTCCGTCTCCAATAATATTGCTGGCGGCTGAGCTATAAATACCAACCCATGTACTGTAATTTGTACTTCCTATTGTAGTTCCATCCGAATTCATTCCTATATAACAACCTAAAATATAATTATTGGTTCCTGTTATATAAATTCCAACATCAGCGTTTGTATTTGTAGCCGCTCCGAAATTCGGAAGTACAAGGCCTTTGATGATATTGTTGTTACCGCTAATTATAAGTCCTTTTTGAATAGTACCCGGAGTATTATTTAAAATTACTTTATAAACTGCGTTCATTGGAGTTGTAGTTGAAGCATTAAAAATGGAAGTCGTATTAGCCGAGGCACCAGTATTTGAAAATCCATTGATCATTAGTCCGGAATTGTCGGTCAATGCAGGTAATGCGGAACCTAAATTTATTGTATAAGGACCGGCTGCGCCCAAATTAAAATTAATAACATCGAAGCCTGCATTGAGATTGGCGGCATTAATTGCTTCTCTTAAAGAGCAATGAGTACCATCACAAGTTCCATCATCTACATCATTGGCAGAGTTTACAGTATAAGGTGTTGAATCATCATCATTAAGAATAGTATAGGTATGAACAGTATTGGTTCCTAATGTTGCATTTACCGGACCCGACAAAGTAACAATAATTGTTTCTGAGCCCTCCACAGTCGCATCATCAATTACAATTGCTGTTAGGGTGCCATTCGTGTTACCTGCACTTATTGTCAGTGTTCCGTTAGCTAAAGTATAATCAACACCAGCACCTGATGCTGTTCCTGTTATAGTATAATTAACAGTAACATCAGAAGACGAAAGTCTTGACAGATCAACAAGGAAGCCGGCTGAAGTAGTTCCTTCCAATCCGCTCGAACTTGTGAGATCAAGCTGTATAGTCGGTACCGCAATATCATTATCAAGAATGGTATATGTATGAGCCGTATTGGCTCCTAATACTGCATTAACAGGGGCGGATAATGTTACAATAATAGTTTCAGAAGATTCAGCAACTGCATCATTAACAATGGCTGCGGACAAATTAGCAGTTGTTGAGCCGGCTGTAATTGTATATGTACCACTTGCTAATGTGTAATCAGTACCTCCGCCGGTTGCTGTACCGGTCACAGTATAATTCACAGTGACATTCGAAGCCGAAACGGCAGAAAGGTTGATCTGGATTGTTGCTGGCGTAGAGGCCTCGGACCCACTTGAACTTGTTTGATTAAACTGTATTGTTGGCAAATTTACGTCTCTAAGACAAAGTTTAAATGTTCCCTGGTAAAGTGTATTCGCGTAATTATCGACTGAAATATAATATGTTGCTCCAGGAGTAAGTCCGGTATAACTTAAGTCAATATCCGAAGTAACGCTCGAATATGATGCACATGCAAGCTGGATAAGTGATGAATTCCATAATGCCAGATAAGGATATTGTATTGAGCCTTCACTTCCTCCTGTTTTTAATTGAACATTTATATATGTAGTTGCAGTGGCAGTAAATTTAAACCATCTGTTAAACCATGGGCCGGTGGCCCAGCAGGAACCCTTGCTTTGATCGGGGGTGGCAAAAGCTGTAGAATAGGCAGCATCTGCAGAACAAGAATTAATAATTGAAGTAATATCAGTGGCATAGTTATAATAATCATAATCTTTTACATCGGTCAAACAAAGTTTAAATGAGCCTGCA belongs to Bacteroidota bacterium and includes:
- a CDS encoding SBBP repeat-containing protein encodes the protein MLRTNRIKVSENHATPLIYLLFIIGNLFAGNNKITDPQIKARVSRWMAHEGTIGFEENKGQMADMDGKPLPYVFFKISAPGITMYITEKGITYMFSKANEELKNEKESREEENLKMQYCRIDMDFKGATILKKNIIKENPLVTNFNFFYSHCPQGIYGVKQFEKITIKDIYSGIDWKIYNSSDKGFKYDFIVHPGADPTQIELIYSSIKPAELNAGGNIVIETDIGTLTENAPVSFQNNSKITTRFNKIHNLRNSKGGYDTYIKFDLSAYDISQNLTIDPQLWWGTFYGGGSGVYGGPLDITTDANNDFYVAGYAEGTGTGAVFPNQAWAGAYYDNTKGGYDDAFILKFSGTGVLIWSTMYGGGGGGFTDADFGSCLTVDNSGNLFVAGSTTSAAFPLLNLPGAYNDNTYGGAGGWGWGDIFILKFNNLGVRQWATLYGGSGDDAARDIITDNLGNIWITGQTSSANFPTLALGGAFNQAASGGSDDAFILKFSAAGALQWSTYYGGFNNDRGSCFSISNAGNFLLINGDTDSPNFPTQSSGGAYFDNTLGGISDAFILKISFAGVRQWATLLGGTNEERGYGIVQDNNGNIYTAGKTRSANFPVLSWGSAFFDISLNGPSDIYVTKFTSTGILQWSTYFGGNGTDYESADGYAIIPFNSIQIDACGNIYVGFTTNSTDNPIVNNSCDYVQNTFGGGISDIFLAKFNNTGDLIWSTYFGSVEEEFWGRITIDNLNNLFVSGEYRRNAAGGILPFVNPGAGAYFDNSSNGDDDVYIVKFIPEKKPAYVQSYVNVAGCSCNGSATINVSCGNPNYSYVWSNGSITINVTNSTNTITGLCAGTYTVTAYMNCDTLQAVYVITGGGGGLTLNNTQTNVTCNGASTIRNELPDMFYYFCIS
- a CDS encoding CSLREA domain-containing protein, with the protein product SLINSCSADAAYTNVNATADQSKGSCWGAGPNCNVWFKFTATTAAYVNIQLKIGGSEGTLQYPYIALWNSSLSQLSCATYSTATGDIETRYVGLTPGATYYISIDTYLSFYAGSFKLCLTDVKDYDYYNYATDITSIINSCSADAAYSTAFATPDQSKGSCWATGPWFNRWFKFTATATTYINVQLKTGGSEGSIQYPYLALWNSSLIQLACASYSSVTSDIDLSYTGLTPGATYYISVDNYANTLYQGTFKLCLRDVNLPTIQFNQTSSSGSEASTPATIQINLSAVSASNVTVNYTVTGTATGGGTDYTLASGTYTITAGSTTANLSAAIVNDAVAESSETIIVTLSAPVNAVLGANTAHTYTILDNDIAVPTIQLDLTSSSGLEGTTSAGFLVDLSRLSSSDVTVNYTITGTASGAGVDYTLANGTLTISAGNTNGTLTAIVIDDATVEGSETIIVTLSGPVNATLGTNTVHTYTILNDDDSTPYTVNSANDVDDGTCDGTHCSLREAINAANLNAGFDVINFNLGAAGPYTINLGSALPALTDNSGLMINGFSNTGASANTTSIFNASTTTPMNAVYKVILNNTPGTIQKGLIISGNNNIIKGLVLPNFGAATNTNADVGIYITGTNNYILGCYIGMNSDGTTIGSTNYSTWVGIYSSAASNIIGDGTAAGANLIAGGAYTGINIQSPATGNFVRGNMIGLQKDGSQAIINTTYGIDLYASSNTIGGPISGQGNVISGCGANGITIHGTLNNIAGNIIGLQADGISRTCQSFSHQSWGIYMELASNNTIGGTNAGCRNIISDNSNGGINMFGNSNANTIINNYIGPNVLGEQIPGATQTYGIYCITQNNLFGGYTNVNAPNLIAYNSYGINMLFNATTGNLISRNKFVGNSTKPIHLWLSFAGFEANGNKPLPTITSLTATTVGGSNAQTGGVGDSVEVFKSTTGTCGNANTYLGTVKADAAGNWSLSGISVSTGETVMATSRTVANNNTSEFSICPAPLIGKKGSSDDITLSYKEPVSVLAPCPGGLPVELVSFYAVPVNDEYVQLAWVTATETNNDFFTVERSANAVNFEPITEVPGAGNSTSVLVYAAKDEQPLGGVSYYKLKQTDFDGKYKYSPIIAVNIGQPSIARVFPNPTTGVFTLQFSGNKENNVLVVMLDIMGREVFSSNIIFEDGSVRVIVNPEIDLPAGIYYVVASSNDKIVKHKLVITR